One window of Dysgonomonas mossii genomic DNA carries:
- a CDS encoding BT0820 family HAD-type phosphatase has translation MVIAVDFDGTIVEHEYPKIGRPIPFAIETLLQLQQDGHILILWTVRDGSLLQEAVDYCKNKGLHFYAANKNYPEEDSLTASRKLTADLFIDDRNLGGLPDWGVIYHAIKAMERGEVSFENIMMSSGESQRARRRKKNFFIRLGEMFERGSY, from the coding sequence ATGGTTATTGCAGTAGACTTTGACGGAACAATCGTCGAACATGAGTATCCCAAAATCGGACGTCCCATTCCTTTTGCAATCGAAACACTTTTGCAGTTGCAGCAAGATGGACATATCCTTATTCTTTGGACAGTGCGAGACGGCAGCCTGTTGCAGGAAGCAGTAGATTATTGTAAAAATAAAGGGTTGCATTTTTATGCAGCTAATAAGAATTATCCCGAGGAAGATTCGTTAACAGCGTCTCGGAAATTAACAGCAGATTTGTTTATTGACGACCGCAATTTGGGAGGACTTCCTGATTGGGGGGTGATATATCATGCGATAAAAGCGATGGAAAGAGGAGAAGTTTCCTTCGAAAATATAATGATGTCTTCGGGAGAAAGCCAAAGAGCGAGGAGAAGAAAGAAGAATTTCTTTATACGCTTGGGCGAAATGTTTGAGAGAGGAAGTTATTAA
- a CDS encoding GNAT family N-acetyltransferase has protein sequence MLLKNKDIVLRAVEPEDLEILYRWENSTVLWYHGNTLAPYSKLVLRQYINDSLEMDIYQSKQLRLMIDLVEEKATIGTIDLYDIDAHNRRAGIGILIDDDYRRRGFAKQALELMSNYAFDFLYLHQIYAYIAQSNTNSISLFEKAGYQSVGILKDWLQRGEEFEDVYLSQLLNDK, from the coding sequence ATGCTATTGAAAAACAAAGATATCGTTTTGCGAGCCGTAGAACCCGAAGATTTAGAAATCTTATATCGTTGGGAAAATTCTACAGTCTTGTGGTATCATGGCAATACTTTGGCCCCGTATTCCAAATTGGTGCTGAGGCAGTACATCAATGATTCTTTGGAGATGGATATATATCAAAGCAAACAATTGCGCCTGATGATAGACCTCGTAGAAGAGAAAGCCACTATCGGAACCATTGATCTTTACGATATCGATGCTCATAACCGCAGAGCCGGTATTGGCATCCTCATTGATGATGACTATCGCAGAAGAGGCTTTGCCAAACAAGCTTTGGAACTGATGAGCAACTATGCTTTCGACTTTTTGTACCTTCACCAAATATATGCATATATAGCCCAAAGCAATACCAATAGTATCAGCTTGTTTGAGAAAGCTGGGTATCAATCTGTCGGAATATTGAAAGACTGGTTGCAAAGAGGTGAAGAGTTTGAAGATGTTTATCTTTCTCAGTTGCTTAACGATAAATAA
- a CDS encoding L-threonylcarbamoyladenylate synthase → MEEDIKKAFEVLVSGGLILYPTDTIWGIGCDATNEEAVHRVYELKRRVDSKALITLLDNPIKLDYYIDEVPSLAWDLIELSEKPLTIIYDGARNIAPNLMAEDGSLAIRVTKEKFSQELCKRFRKALVSTSANISGEPAPANFDDISEEIKQGVDYIVKYRQDDTSKSKASSIIKLGKTGEVKIIRE, encoded by the coding sequence ATGGAAGAAGATATAAAGAAGGCTTTTGAAGTGCTTGTGTCTGGGGGATTGATTTTGTATCCTACCGATACGATATGGGGAATAGGTTGTGATGCTACCAACGAGGAAGCTGTACATCGTGTATATGAACTAAAGCGAAGGGTTGATAGTAAAGCCCTTATTACTCTGCTCGATAATCCTATCAAGCTCGATTATTATATCGATGAAGTTCCTTCTTTAGCGTGGGATCTGATAGAGTTATCCGAAAAACCATTGACCATAATTTATGATGGTGCACGAAATATTGCACCTAATTTGATGGCAGAAGACGGTAGTCTCGCTATCCGTGTCACAAAAGAAAAGTTTTCTCAAGAGTTGTGTAAGCGTTTTCGGAAAGCCTTGGTTTCTACATCTGCTAATATCAGCGGGGAGCCTGCACCGGCTAACTTTGATGATATAAGTGAAGAGATAAAGCAAGGTGTAGATTATATTGTAAAATACAGGCAGGATGATACAAGCAAATCGAAAGCATCGAGTATCATAAAATTGGGTAAAACTGGAGAAGTGAAAATAATCAGAGAGTAG
- a CDS encoding pentapeptide repeat-containing protein, translated as MTVSEDIIFEGKSYVEGLHKKSFDNCTFSKCDFSDSKLITCTFTDCSFIDCNLSMADLNQSTLNNIHFKNCKMLGVKFNHCHDFIFHVDFENCILDYASFEKRKMSKTRFKDTSLKGVDFGGADLKQSKFLEADLEEAIFYNTNIQEVDFTTAYNYSIDLSQNQIKKACFSKDGLAGLLNQFDIIID; from the coding sequence ATGACTGTTAGTGAAGACATAATCTTTGAAGGTAAATCTTATGTAGAAGGATTACATAAGAAGTCCTTTGATAATTGTACTTTTTCGAAATGCGATTTCTCGGACTCGAAGCTGATCACTTGTACTTTTACGGACTGTTCTTTTATAGATTGTAATTTGTCGATGGCGGATCTCAATCAGTCTACTCTGAATAATATCCATTTTAAGAATTGTAAGATGCTTGGTGTGAAATTTAATCATTGCCACGATTTTATTTTTCATGTCGACTTTGAAAATTGCATACTCGATTATGCCTCTTTCGAAAAGCGAAAAATGAGTAAGACTCGTTTTAAGGATACTTCATTAAAGGGAGTTGACTTTGGAGGAGCCGACCTCAAACAATCAAAATTTTTGGAAGCAGATTTAGAAGAAGCAATCTTTTATAATACCAATATTCAGGAAGTGGATTTTACCACTGCATATAATTACTCAATAGATCTGAGTCAGAATCAGATCAAAAAAGCATGTTTTTCTAAAGATGGATTGGCGGGGTTGCTAAACCAATTTGATATTATTATCGACTAG
- a CDS encoding GNAT family N-acetyltransferase gives MQIVEATTDHIYNIQVLSNVIWPATFSNILSQEQISYMMDMMYSTSSLEKQMNELNHHYLLAEEDGEYLGYLSYELNYKGTPITKIHKIYVLPSIQGKGVGRLFIDAVSKLAQKNNNTLLSLNVNRYNKAIDFYKRMGFDFFTSENIDIGNGFLMEDYVMNKDL, from the coding sequence ATGCAAATAGTAGAAGCTACTACAGACCATATTTATAATATCCAGGTACTATCAAATGTTATTTGGCCCGCTACATTTAGCAACATTCTTTCGCAAGAGCAGATAAGCTACATGATGGATATGATGTATAGTACGAGTTCGTTGGAAAAGCAGATGAATGAGTTAAATCATCACTATCTATTAGCCGAGGAAGATGGTGAATATTTAGGCTATTTATCATACGAGCTGAACTACAAAGGCACGCCAATAACCAAAATACACAAAATATATGTACTGCCTTCTATTCAAGGTAAAGGTGTAGGTCGCTTGTTTATAGATGCGGTGAGTAAACTTGCCCAGAAGAATAACAATACGCTTCTTTCGCTGAATGTAAACCGATACAACAAAGCGATTGATTTCTACAAACGAATGGGCTTCGATTTTTTCACAAGTGAAAATATTGACATCGGCAACGGATTCCTGATGGAAGACTATGTGATGAATAAAGACTTGTAA
- the mdh gene encoding malate dehydrogenase, protein MSKVTVVGAGNVGATCANVLAFNEVADEVVMLDVKEGVSEGKAIDMNQTVQLLGFDTRVKGVTNDYAATANSDVVVITSGIPRKPGMTREELIGVNAGIVKSVAENILKYSPNAVLVIISNPMDTMTYLASKVTGLPKHRVVGMGGALDSSRFKYYLSEALGCNPNEVEGMVIGGHGDTTMIPVTRLATYKGIPVTDLLSKEALDKVVADTMVGGATLTGLLGTSAWYAPGAAGAYVVEAILHDQKKVVTCCVSLEGEYGQNDICIGVPVVLGKNGWEKVIDLKLTADEKEKFEASAAAVHKTNAVLKEINAI, encoded by the coding sequence ATGTCTAAAGTAACAGTAGTAGGTGCCGGAAATGTAGGTGCTACATGTGCAAACGTTCTTGCGTTTAATGAAGTGGCTGATGAAGTAGTGATGCTTGATGTAAAAGAAGGTGTATCGGAAGGTAAAGCTATCGATATGAATCAGACTGTACAGTTGTTGGGATTTGATACACGTGTAAAAGGTGTGACTAACGACTATGCGGCAACAGCTAACTCTGATGTAGTTGTTATTACTTCGGGTATTCCTCGCAAACCGGGTATGACTCGTGAAGAACTAATCGGAGTAAATGCCGGTATTGTGAAGAGTGTAGCAGAAAATATCCTTAAATACTCACCGAATGCTGTTCTTGTTATCATATCCAACCCAATGGATACAATGACATATCTTGCATCTAAAGTGACAGGTCTTCCTAAACACCGTGTTGTAGGTATGGGTGGTGCATTGGATAGCTCACGTTTCAAATATTACTTAAGCGAAGCATTGGGATGCAATCCGAATGAAGTAGAAGGTATGGTAATAGGTGGACACGGAGATACAACAATGATCCCTGTAACTCGTTTGGCTACATATAAAGGTATTCCTGTAACAGACCTTTTATCTAAGGAGGCATTGGATAAAGTTGTTGCCGATACGATGGTTGGTGGTGCTACTCTTACCGGATTGCTTGGTACATCGGCATGGTATGCACCGGGTGCTGCCGGAGCTTATGTGGTAGAAGCTATCCTTCACGATCAGAAAAAGGTAGTTACTTGTTGCGTGTCTCTTGAAGGAGAATACGGACAAAATGATATTTGTATTGGTGTGCCTGTAGTTTTAGGTAAAAACGGATGGGAAAAAGTTATCGACCTTAAACTTACAGCAGACGAAAAAGAAAAATTTGAAGCATCAGCAGCAGCCGTTCACAAAACAAATGCTGTTCTGAAAGAAATAAACGCTATCTAA
- a CDS encoding family 20 glycosylhydrolase, whose product MKKLTPIILFMVTILMLSCGGSESTVLKPYNEGINITPLPLELTQKEDTFKLGKSVVFVADNADVEKVAAYFAAKIKASTGYNLSIEKTKPATDYINLSIVADLPVNEEGYLLDVTEKGIDIQAKTPHGLFYAMQTVMQLLPAEIESPTLVKNIAWKVPGVAIKDEPRFKYRGMHLDVCRHFVDVDFIKKQLDVLAMFKINTFHWHLTEDQGWRIEIKKYPKLTEIGAKRTEGEGNEYGPYFYTQDQVKEVVAYAKERFIEVIPEIELPGHGVAAIAAYPELSCTGKPIDVRCFWGVANDVYCAGNDSVFQFLENVIEEVIPLFESEYFHIGGDECPKDRWKVCPKCQARIKELGLKADKTHSAEEKLQSYFVQRIEKFLLKHNKKMIGWDEILEGGLAPTATVMSWRGEEGGIASANMGHDVIMTPGAWMYLDKYQGDAKNLPVTIGGFLNLEKVYGYEPVPEKIAEDKKHHILGAQANVWTEYKYNGNGMEYDIYPRIIALAELNWTPKDKKNYKDFERRIDNQRVRLDMHNVNYYIPLPEQKGAPSCNFVAFTDQVTLEFKTTEPVKMVYTTDGSEPALMSQVYDKPLTFTENTTLKIRSVLLSDKMSDVRTITIEKQSYAPAVEKEKDAKPGLKAEYYKGYTRTVAELEGKTAAETEYVLAPQKSKHRIPNYTEPYADDYYSTVLTGYMNIPEDGVYYFSTDYELWIDGKLLISNEKDNNGTARRFSRSDKSVALAKGAHAFKLIRLGAIFGGWPTQWEDIYVGIRKADQSEFSYMDETYFK is encoded by the coding sequence ATGAAAAAACTTACGCCAATCATTTTATTTATGGTGACAATTTTAATGCTTTCATGCGGAGGAAGTGAATCTACAGTTCTCAAGCCATACAATGAAGGTATAAATATTACACCGTTACCACTCGAATTGACGCAAAAAGAAGATACTTTTAAGCTTGGAAAAAGTGTTGTGTTTGTAGCAGACAACGCAGATGTGGAAAAAGTAGCTGCTTACTTTGCTGCAAAAATCAAGGCATCTACAGGATACAACTTGAGTATAGAAAAAACTAAACCTGCAACAGATTATATTAATTTGTCTATTGTCGCAGATCTTCCGGTTAACGAAGAAGGTTACTTGCTCGACGTTACCGAAAAGGGGATAGATATTCAGGCTAAAACACCGCATGGCTTGTTTTATGCGATGCAGACTGTAATGCAGTTGCTTCCTGCCGAAATAGAAAGTCCTACGCTTGTGAAAAATATTGCATGGAAAGTACCCGGAGTAGCAATAAAAGATGAGCCTCGATTCAAGTACAGAGGAATGCATCTCGATGTTTGCCGTCACTTTGTTGATGTAGACTTTATTAAGAAGCAATTGGATGTGTTGGCGATGTTCAAGATCAATACATTTCATTGGCATCTGACAGAAGATCAAGGCTGGCGCATCGAAATAAAGAAATACCCTAAGCTTACAGAGATAGGAGCAAAAAGAACAGAGGGTGAAGGGAACGAATATGGCCCTTATTTCTATACGCAAGATCAGGTGAAAGAGGTTGTGGCATACGCTAAGGAACGCTTTATAGAAGTTATACCCGAAATAGAATTGCCCGGACATGGTGTAGCTGCAATTGCTGCATATCCCGAGCTGTCTTGTACAGGCAAGCCAATCGATGTACGTTGTTTCTGGGGTGTGGCAAACGATGTGTATTGCGCCGGAAACGATTCTGTATTCCAGTTCTTGGAAAATGTAATAGAAGAAGTGATTCCTTTGTTCGAAAGCGAATACTTCCATATTGGTGGCGACGAGTGTCCGAAAGACAGATGGAAAGTATGTCCTAAGTGTCAGGCTCGTATAAAAGAACTTGGCTTGAAGGCGGATAAGACTCACTCTGCTGAAGAGAAACTGCAAAGCTACTTTGTGCAGCGCATCGAAAAGTTCTTGTTGAAGCACAATAAGAAGATGATCGGTTGGGACGAGATACTTGAAGGTGGACTTGCTCCAACAGCTACTGTAATGAGTTGGCGAGGAGAAGAAGGCGGTATTGCTTCTGCAAATATGGGGCATGATGTGATAATGACACCGGGGGCATGGATGTATCTGGATAAATACCAAGGTGATGCTAAAAACCTTCCGGTAACGATAGGCGGCTTTTTGAATTTGGAGAAAGTATATGGATATGAGCCTGTTCCGGAAAAGATTGCCGAAGATAAGAAACATCATATCTTAGGTGCGCAGGCCAATGTGTGGACTGAATATAAGTATAATGGCAATGGTATGGAATATGATATTTATCCGCGTATTATTGCATTGGCTGAACTGAATTGGACTCCGAAAGATAAGAAAAACTATAAAGATTTTGAGCGTCGTATCGATAATCAACGCGTGCGCCTTGATATGCATAATGTCAATTATTACATACCTCTACCGGAGCAAAAGGGTGCGCCGTCATGTAACTTTGTAGCATTCACAGATCAGGTTACACTGGAATTTAAAACAACAGAACCTGTAAAAATGGTATATACTACCGATGGCAGCGAGCCTGCATTGATGTCGCAGGTTTATGACAAGCCGTTGACATTTACTGAAAATACAACCTTGAAAATACGTTCGGTCCTTTTGTCTGATAAGATGAGTGATGTGCGTACTATCACTATCGAAAAGCAATCGTATGCACCGGCTGTAGAGAAGGAAAAGGATGCTAAGCCGGGACTTAAAGCGGAATACTACAAAGGATATACAAGAACAGTGGCAGAATTGGAAGGCAAGACTGCTGCCGAAACCGAGTATGTACTCGCTCCGCAGAAGTCTAAGCATAGAATACCGAATTATACAGAACCGTATGCCGACGACTATTATTCTACAGTTCTTACCGGATACATGAATATTCCTGAAGATGGTGTTTACTACTTCAGTACAGACTATGAATTGTGGATTGATGGCAAATTGTTAATATCTAACGAAAAAGATAACAATGGAACTGCTCGTAGATTTTCACGTAGCGATAAGTCGGTTGCATTGGCCAAAGGTGCGCATGCATTCAAGCTAATTAGACTAGGTGCTATATTTGGCGGATGGCCTACCCAGTGGGAAGATATCTATGTAGGTATCCGTAAGGCAGATCAATCGGAATTCAGTTACATGGATGAGACTTATTTTAAGTAA
- a CDS encoding suppressor of fused domain protein, protein MTQKEYKNLFDEDDAVGWLEIDKVVEGIYGDQKPRHYAPPVHYMLGGEDPLDGVSIYDSQKDMFHRHLVSYGMSELYYNEEAAGGEFSKWGFEFTFRLKPFAEDGDDPTWVVNLMNNLARYVIKSGKWFEEYHVIPANGPIRLNSTAQINIVGVAFVSDPELGKIQTPHGEVSFLQMVGLTANEMNRITSASSAYDEVKKVLDEMKTTNPLMVTDLLRR, encoded by the coding sequence ATGACGCAAAAAGAATACAAGAATTTATTCGATGAAGATGATGCTGTAGGATGGCTGGAGATAGATAAGGTAGTGGAAGGTATCTATGGAGATCAAAAACCTCGCCATTATGCTCCTCCTGTACATTACATGCTGGGAGGGGAAGATCCGTTAGATGGTGTGAGTATATACGATTCGCAAAAAGATATGTTTCATCGTCACTTAGTAAGCTATGGCATGTCAGAACTTTATTATAACGAAGAGGCTGCCGGAGGTGAATTTAGTAAATGGGGATTTGAATTTACATTTCGCCTCAAACCTTTTGCCGAAGATGGTGACGACCCTACTTGGGTGGTCAACCTCATGAATAATCTTGCCCGCTATGTAATAAAGAGCGGTAAGTGGTTTGAAGAATATCATGTTATTCCGGCGAATGGCCCTATTCGTTTGAATTCTACAGCCCAAATTAATATTGTAGGGGTTGCTTTTGTTTCCGATCCTGAATTGGGAAAGATTCAAACACCGCACGGAGAAGTGTCATTCTTGCAAATGGTAGGACTTACTGCAAATGAAATGAATCGGATTACATCGGCAAGCTCGGCTTATGATGAGGTGAAGAAAGTCTTAGACGAAATGAAGACGACAAATCCTCTGATGGTAACCGACTTGCTTCGGAGATAG